One Streptomyces sp. R28 DNA window includes the following coding sequences:
- the hemB gene encoding porphobilinogen synthase, translated as MTTYGSFPGTRPRRLRTSPVMRRMVAETRLHPADFILPAFVREGVSEPVPIATMPGVVQHTRDSLKKAAAEAVAAGISGIMLFGVPEEEKKDALGTPGTDPDGILQVALRDVRAEVGDELLVMSDLCLDETTDHGHCGVLDAEGRVDNDATLERYAEMAQVQADAGAHVVGPSGMMDGQIGVIRDALDQIGREDVAVLAYTVKYASAFYGPFREAVASSLQGDRKTYQQDPANVREALRELALDLEEGADMVMVKPAGPYLDILARVADAVDVPVAAYQISGEYSMIEAAAEKGWIDRDRAILETLTGIKRAGARNILTYWATEAAQKLGRLQ; from the coding sequence ATGACGACGTACGGATCCTTCCCCGGCACGCGGCCGCGGCGTCTGCGGACCAGCCCCGTGATGCGGCGCATGGTCGCCGAGACCAGGCTGCACCCCGCCGACTTCATCCTCCCGGCCTTCGTACGCGAGGGCGTCAGCGAACCGGTGCCGATCGCCACCATGCCGGGCGTGGTCCAGCACACTCGGGACAGCCTGAAGAAGGCGGCCGCGGAGGCTGTGGCGGCCGGCATCTCCGGGATCATGCTCTTCGGGGTGCCCGAGGAGGAGAAGAAGGACGCTCTGGGTACGCCCGGTACCGATCCGGACGGGATCTTGCAGGTCGCCCTCCGGGACGTGCGGGCCGAGGTGGGGGACGAGCTTCTCGTCATGTCCGACCTGTGCCTCGACGAGACCACCGATCACGGGCACTGCGGAGTGCTCGACGCCGAAGGGCGCGTCGACAACGACGCCACCCTGGAGCGGTACGCCGAGATGGCGCAGGTGCAGGCCGACGCGGGCGCCCATGTCGTCGGGCCCAGCGGGATGATGGACGGGCAGATCGGCGTCATTCGCGATGCGCTCGATCAGATCGGGCGGGAGGACGTCGCCGTCCTCGCCTACACCGTCAAGTACGCCTCCGCTTTCTACGGGCCCTTCCGGGAGGCCGTCGCCTCCTCGCTGCAGGGGGACCGCAAGACGTATCAGCAGGATCCGGCGAATGTGCGGGAGGCCCTGCGCGAGCTCGCCCTCGACCTGGAGGAGGGCGCCGACATGGTGATGGTCAAGCCGGCCGGGCCCTACCTCGACATCCTGGCGCGGGTCGCCGACGCGGTGGACGTGCCGGTCGCCGCCTATCAGATCTCCGGTGAGTACTCGATGATCGAGGCCGCCGCCGAGAAGGGCTGGATCGACCGGGACCGGGCGATCCTCGAGACGCTGACCGGCATCAAGCGGGCGGGTGCGCGCAACATCCTCACCTACTGGGCTACGGAGGCGGCGCAGAAGCTGGGCCGCCTCCAGTAA